One region of Hoeflea sp. 108 genomic DNA includes:
- a CDS encoding carbohydrate ABC transporter permease, giving the protein MERKSLLFTFFIHAAALVLGLIVVAPVLWLFVMSISPAADLSARPLRWWPQEIDFSRYRMLLSTLENSAGAAFVASLYNSLRVAGIATVAALALSIPAGWAVSRTPAVGWSLSMVIATYMLPPVALAVPLYMGLSWLGLLNNVFGLALVYLTILAPFTTWLMKSGFDTIPREIEAAAMIDGASLFQTLRIVTLPLAAPVVATSALFALLLAWDEFFYALLFTSDLRAKTLTVAIADLAGGRVSDYGLIATAGVLAALPPVLIGLVMQRALISGLTSGGVKG; this is encoded by the coding sequence ATGGAACGCAAGAGCCTGCTGTTCACCTTCTTCATCCACGCTGCAGCGCTTGTGCTCGGCCTCATCGTCGTTGCACCGGTTCTGTGGCTGTTCGTCATGAGCATCTCGCCTGCCGCCGACCTCTCGGCCAGGCCGTTGCGCTGGTGGCCGCAGGAGATCGACTTCTCGCGCTACCGGATGCTGCTGTCGACGCTAGAGAACAGTGCGGGCGCCGCCTTCGTGGCATCGCTCTACAACAGCCTCCGCGTCGCCGGCATTGCGACGGTCGCAGCACTTGCGCTCTCCATCCCCGCCGGCTGGGCCGTGTCGCGCACGCCGGCGGTGGGCTGGTCGCTGTCGATGGTGATCGCAACCTACATGCTGCCACCAGTTGCGCTTGCCGTGCCGCTCTATATGGGGCTGTCCTGGCTTGGCCTGCTCAACAACGTCTTTGGGCTCGCACTGGTCTACCTGACCATCCTCGCTCCCTTCACCACCTGGCTGATGAAATCGGGATTCGACACCATCCCGCGCGAGATCGAGGCTGCGGCCATGATCGACGGGGCCAGCCTGTTCCAGACGCTGCGCATCGTCACCCTGCCGCTGGCAGCACCCGTTGTCGCCACGTCGGCGCTGTTTGCGCTGCTGCTTGCCTGGGATGAATTCTTCTATGCGTTGCTCTTCACCTCGGATTTGCGCGCCAAGACGCTGACGGTGGCGATCGCCGACCTCGCCGGTGGGCGCGTCTCCGACTACGGGCTGATCGCAACCGCCGGCGTGCTCGCGGCCCTTCCTCCTGTCCTGATCGGCCTCGTCATGCAGCGCGCACTGATATCAGGACTCACCAGTGGTGGCGTGAAAGGATGA
- a CDS encoding ROK family transcriptional regulator has translation MNDISPIRATSGTNQEGTSAHNRRVMIDALRLNGALSRADLARATQLTKQAVSNIIEELERDGFVVSLEAVRKGRGQPSTPYRLVPEGAFAIGLQIDRHLTRAVAVDLLGSVLARAEANLPPDDPTAGVEIIFGLIAGVRGQLARLFAQSEKRLVGLGVAMPGPFGLAQFDDNKWMMPAWQQFPLIERLTAGTGLEVGLQNDAAACATAERMVGAAHGLDNAVCLYVGYGIGAGLILNGELYRGGNGNAGEIGMALLAPSGTVLEHRASLASLYQHLGLDPSDAGLFERVDALAQTKAPILLDWVAAAAKDLRWSVHLIESIFDPQTVILTSGAPEALARLIVDAMHPLLSSIAERRDRTLPRLQLGITDPWSIALGAAAEPISRAFDPSFSAILKTRSGG, from the coding sequence GTGAACGATATCAGCCCGATCCGCGCCACCAGCGGTACCAACCAGGAAGGCACGAGCGCCCACAACCGCCGCGTCATGATTGACGCGCTGCGCCTGAACGGAGCGCTGTCACGCGCCGACCTGGCGCGGGCGACGCAACTGACCAAGCAGGCGGTGTCGAACATCATCGAGGAGCTGGAGCGCGACGGTTTCGTCGTCTCGCTCGAAGCCGTGAGAAAGGGCAGGGGCCAGCCGTCCACGCCCTACAGGTTGGTGCCCGAAGGCGCTTTCGCCATCGGCCTGCAGATCGACCGTCACCTGACGCGCGCTGTGGCCGTCGACCTGCTGGGCAGCGTGCTTGCCCGTGCCGAAGCCAACCTGCCGCCCGACGATCCCACCGCTGGCGTCGAAATCATCTTCGGGCTGATCGCGGGCGTGAGGGGCCAGCTTGCGCGCTTATTCGCCCAATCGGAAAAACGGCTTGTCGGACTTGGCGTCGCCATGCCGGGTCCCTTCGGTCTGGCGCAGTTCGACGACAACAAATGGATGATGCCGGCCTGGCAGCAGTTTCCGCTGATCGAGAGGCTGACTGCCGGAACGGGCCTCGAGGTCGGCCTGCAGAACGACGCAGCGGCCTGCGCCACCGCGGAGCGCATGGTCGGGGCCGCCCACGGTCTTGATAACGCCGTCTGCCTCTATGTCGGCTATGGCATCGGCGCCGGCCTGATCCTCAATGGCGAACTCTACCGGGGCGGCAACGGCAATGCCGGCGAGATCGGCATGGCGCTGCTGGCGCCAAGTGGCACGGTGCTTGAACACCGCGCCTCGCTTGCCTCGCTCTACCAGCATCTCGGGCTCGACCCCTCGGATGCCGGCTTGTTCGAACGCGTCGATGCGCTGGCGCAGACCAAGGCACCGATCCTGCTCGACTGGGTCGCGGCTGCGGCAAAGGACCTGCGCTGGAGTGTGCACCTGATCGAGTCGATCTTCGACCCGCAGACCGTGATCCTGACCAGCGGCGCGCCCGAAGCGCTTGCCCGATTGATCGTCGATGCCATGCATCCGCTGCTGTCCTCGATCGCCGAACGGCGCGACCGGACGTTGCCGCGGCTGCAACTGGGCATCACCGATCCCTGGTCGATCGCGCTCGGCGCCGCCGCCGAACCGATCAGCCGCGCCTTCGACCCAAGCTTCTCGGCCATCCTCAAGACCCGTTCGGGCGGCTAG
- a CDS encoding SIS domain-containing protein, with the protein MANQKPRPAGLVAIDREMARQHGDALASFAEAAAMAARIAASLDKTGRLLLLGMGGSHAVNRAVEPLYRALGIDAIAIPLSEQLGEPLTIGGRTVLMTSQSGESAEVVRWFTETGGHAETFGLTLEAGSFLARAAPSLVGVGGTELAFAATRSLTVTLALHLAILAALGEHPSGALVALQAPEIVDIGAALNALGEVDTVVTSGRRLQGVAEALALGLTELSRRPCFSLEGGQLRHGPMEMLGPKIGVVLFRGKDPTADLVTAMAVSAVETGAPVVIFDSSGEAPVAGATTLTFGAATGMAAIFAMLPTAQRLMIAFADARVDNAGTPVRSTKITRSE; encoded by the coding sequence ATGGCAAACCAGAAACCACGCCCGGCAGGCCTCGTGGCCATAGACAGGGAAATGGCGCGCCAGCATGGCGACGCACTTGCGTCCTTCGCCGAAGCCGCGGCGATGGCTGCAAGGATCGCCGCATCACTCGACAAAACAGGCAGGCTGCTGCTGCTCGGCATGGGCGGGTCGCACGCCGTCAACCGTGCGGTCGAACCGCTCTATCGGGCGCTCGGCATCGATGCCATCGCCATTCCGCTCTCCGAGCAACTCGGCGAGCCACTAACGATCGGCGGACGCACCGTGCTCATGACCTCGCAATCGGGCGAAAGTGCTGAGGTCGTGCGCTGGTTCACCGAGACCGGCGGCCATGCCGAGACTTTCGGACTGACGCTGGAGGCAGGCTCCTTTCTTGCCCGCGCAGCACCTTCTCTGGTCGGTGTCGGCGGCACCGAGCTCGCCTTTGCAGCGACGCGCAGCCTGACCGTCACGCTCGCGCTTCACCTCGCCATTCTCGCAGCTCTCGGCGAACACCCGAGCGGTGCGCTCGTGGCGCTCCAGGCGCCCGAAATCGTCGACATAGGCGCTGCACTCAACGCGTTGGGAGAGGTCGACACAGTCGTCACCTCGGGACGGCGCCTGCAGGGCGTGGCCGAGGCGCTGGCACTGGGACTGACCGAACTGTCGCGTCGCCCCTGTTTTTCGCTGGAAGGCGGTCAACTGCGCCACGGGCCGATGGAAATGCTGGGGCCGAAGATCGGCGTGGTGCTGTTTCGCGGCAAGGATCCGACCGCAGATCTGGTCACGGCGATGGCAGTCTCGGCTGTCGAAACCGGCGCGCCCGTCGTCATCTTCGATTCCTCCGGCGAAGCTCCAGTGGCAGGCGCGACCACGCTCACTTTTGGGGCAGCGACCGGCATGGCCGCCATCTTTGCAATGTTGCCCACCGCCCAACGCCTGATGATCGCCTTCGCCGACGCGCGGGTCGACAATGCCGGCACGCCGGTGCGCTCTACCAAGATCACCCGGAGCGAATGA
- a CDS encoding methionyl-tRNA formyltransferase, whose amino-acid sequence MRIAIIGQQAFGQSVLEAFLARGDEVAGVFCAPEKPGARPDPLRAAAEKAGLKVFQLPSLKGEAAENALKALDVDLAVMAYVLQFAPQDFVNIPRHGTIQYHPSLLPRYRGPSSINWPVIKGDTQTGLTIFRPTDGLDEGPVVLQKTVDIGPEDTLGSVYFDWLFPLGVDAMLEAADLVVAGKHTETVQDESQASYEGWCKDAEARINWHGHIDAIHNLIRGCDPAPGAWTLVNGTKVRLFEARKHPVRRFGDVVGKPGEVVAVGERSLSVCVQGGVIEIFKARTEAGQKLSGAELASAFSLTSGSKLGTDAAPAKEKAPEPAE is encoded by the coding sequence ATGCGTATTGCCATCATCGGACAGCAGGCATTCGGTCAAAGCGTGCTCGAAGCGTTTCTCGCTCGTGGCGACGAGGTCGCCGGCGTGTTCTGTGCGCCGGAAAAGCCGGGCGCGCGGCCCGATCCGCTCAGGGCCGCGGCCGAAAAGGCCGGGCTCAAGGTGTTCCAGCTGCCGAGCCTCAAGGGCGAAGCGGCGGAGAACGCGCTCAAGGCGCTCGACGTCGATCTGGCCGTCATGGCCTATGTGTTGCAGTTTGCGCCGCAGGACTTCGTCAACATCCCACGCCACGGCACTATCCAGTACCACCCCTCGCTGCTGCCCAGATATCGCGGACCCAGCTCGATCAACTGGCCTGTCATCAAGGGCGACACCCAGACCGGCCTGACCATCTTCCGCCCGACCGATGGCCTCGACGAAGGTCCTGTCGTCCTGCAGAAGACGGTCGACATTGGTCCCGAGGACACGCTCGGGAGCGTCTATTTCGACTGGCTGTTCCCGCTCGGTGTGGACGCGATGCTCGAGGCGGCGGATCTGGTGGTCGCCGGCAAGCACACGGAGACAGTGCAGGACGAAAGCCAGGCCTCCTATGAAGGCTGGTGCAAGGACGCCGAAGCCCGCATCAACTGGCACGGCCACATCGATGCCATCCACAACCTGATCCGCGGCTGCGACCCGGCTCCTGGTGCATGGACCCTTGTGAACGGCACCAAGGTCAGGCTGTTCGAAGCCCGCAAGCACCCCGTACGCCGCTTCGGCGACGTTGTCGGCAAGCCCGGTGAAGTGGTTGCGGTCGGCGAGCGCAGCCTCTCGGTCTGCGTACAGGGCGGCGTCATCGAAATCTTCAAGGCACGCACGGAGGCTGGCCAAAAACTCTCGGGCGCAGAACTCGCATCGGCGTTTTCCCTGACCTCAGGGTCGAAGCTCGGCACCGATGCTGCACCCGCCAAGGAGAAGGCTCCGGAACCGGCGGAATAA
- a CDS encoding aldehyde dehydrogenase family protein → MSGRTFDTFDPSTGEVIAKIAEADANDVDAAVRSARKAFEGDWGRLRASERGQLMLKLAELIRQNEDELVNLESLDSGKPVSAIRRQDLPAVIDTLVYYAGMADKINGKVIPARQDALTYTVREPLGVVGAIIPWNFPLMIGMWKIAPALACGCTVVLKPAEITPLTALRIGELALEAGFPAGTLNVVPGFGKIAGQAIVDHPDIDKVTFTGSPVVGRQILQGAAGNLKRVTLELGGKSANIIFPDADLDAAVKAAASGIFFNTGQVCSAGSRILAHESVYDEVVERLAARAKSTRIGDPRETSTAMGPLVSEVQMNRVLNYIDIGTKEGAHLVTGGGRHGERGFYVEPTVFAGVEHEMRISQEEIFGPVATVISFKDDEDALRIANGTVYSLAAGVWTSDIARAHRFARRLKAGTVWVNTYGPTDIRLPWGGARDSGFGREHGEEAIENFTEPKVVWINTGR, encoded by the coding sequence ATGTCCGGCCGCACTTTCGATACGTTCGATCCGTCGACTGGCGAGGTGATCGCCAAGATCGCCGAGGCAGATGCCAATGATGTCGACGCCGCCGTGCGCTCGGCCCGCAAGGCGTTCGAAGGTGACTGGGGGCGGCTGCGCGCCAGTGAACGTGGGCAGTTGATGCTCAAGCTGGCGGAACTTATCCGCCAGAACGAAGATGAACTCGTCAACCTTGAGAGCCTAGACAGCGGCAAGCCGGTTTCGGCAATCCGCCGCCAGGACCTGCCAGCGGTGATCGACACGCTGGTCTACTATGCGGGCATGGCCGACAAGATCAACGGCAAGGTGATCCCGGCACGGCAGGACGCGCTTACCTACACCGTGCGCGAACCGCTCGGCGTGGTCGGCGCCATCATTCCCTGGAACTTCCCGCTGATGATCGGCATGTGGAAGATCGCACCTGCCCTCGCCTGCGGCTGTACCGTCGTTTTGAAGCCTGCGGAAATCACCCCGCTGACCGCGCTCAGGATCGGCGAGCTGGCGCTCGAAGCCGGCTTCCCTGCAGGTACGCTCAATGTCGTGCCGGGCTTCGGCAAGATTGCCGGCCAGGCGATCGTCGACCATCCCGATATCGACAAGGTCACCTTCACCGGCTCGCCCGTCGTCGGCCGCCAGATCCTGCAGGGTGCCGCTGGCAACCTCAAGCGCGTGACGCTTGAGCTCGGCGGCAAGTCGGCCAACATCATCTTCCCAGATGCCGACCTCGATGCGGCGGTAAAAGCGGCGGCATCGGGCATCTTCTTCAACACCGGTCAGGTCTGCTCGGCCGGCTCGCGCATCCTCGCCCACGAATCCGTCTATGACGAAGTCGTCGAGCGGCTCGCAGCCCGGGCGAAATCGACCCGCATCGGCGACCCGCGCGAAACCTCGACCGCCATGGGTCCGCTGGTCTCGGAAGTGCAGATGAACCGGGTGCTCAACTACATCGACATCGGTACGAAGGAAGGCGCGCACCTGGTCACAGGCGGCGGCCGCCATGGCGAGCGCGGCTTCTACGTCGAGCCGACAGTGTTCGCCGGCGTCGAACACGAGATGCGCATTTCGCAGGAAGAGATATTCGGCCCCGTCGCCACCGTCATCAGCTTCAAGGACGACGAGGACGCGCTGCGCATCGCCAACGGCACTGTCTACAGCCTCGCCGCCGGCGTCTGGACATCAGACATCGCTCGGGCCCACCGCTTCGCCAGGCGCCTCAAGGCCGGAACGGTGTGGGTGAACACCTACGGCCCGACCGACATCCGCTTGCCCTGGGGCGGAGCGCGGGACTCCGGCTTCGGCCGCGAGCATGGCGAAGAAGCGATCGAAAACTTCACCGAGCCCAAGGTGGTCTGGATCAACACCGGCCGCTGA
- a CDS encoding solute carrier family 23 protein: MTDHVHARMGELEAVDGVVGDVEEIIPAKRRFALGLQQALVSNAWLDPIFIASVAGFSATLATNLVTATFLAAGVVTVVQSTRLVRLPVVQGPSSAFSPLAIGYYKAGTISAASLGLIIGAALVFLASICGQFAKLRRLLSPAVSGTIITLVGVALAGFTFMEFFGGIGSPSFGTGSSLFLACVTTAVVLVSAAFGGTFRMFGFLTALIVGDLLALGLGLLDFSSVGQAPWLAFPKLLPYGALTFDPAITITMCIVFVVAVVEAMGMYEATARLTGVELDDRRVNAGIAGEAGGSMLAALIGGFGTTAYAQNLGVIRLTGVASRHVVRVAGLIFIVLAFLPKVAAVLVATPAAVVGGLFLPAAATVVMTGIQMASQDRGSPVKNMVAPLGLMAGLGIPTLAGALSGGLPQILGEMLAHSIVVGAVTVMVAEIVLVRIPEFMRSR, from the coding sequence ATGACTGATCACGTTCATGCCCGTATGGGCGAGCTTGAAGCGGTCGACGGCGTGGTCGGGGATGTCGAGGAGATCATCCCCGCCAAGCGTCGCTTCGCATTGGGACTTCAGCAGGCGCTTGTGTCGAATGCCTGGCTCGATCCCATCTTCATTGCTTCTGTGGCGGGGTTCTCCGCCACTTTGGCGACCAATCTTGTGACCGCCACCTTCCTTGCGGCGGGCGTGGTCACCGTTGTGCAAAGCACCAGGCTGGTCCGCTTGCCGGTGGTGCAGGGGCCGTCCTCGGCATTTTCGCCATTGGCCATCGGCTACTACAAGGCAGGAACGATCTCTGCGGCAAGCCTTGGCTTGATCATCGGAGCCGCGCTTGTATTCCTTGCCTCGATCTGCGGGCAGTTCGCCAAGCTTCGGCGCCTTCTGTCGCCGGCAGTCTCGGGCACGATCATCACCTTGGTGGGCGTCGCGCTGGCAGGTTTCACCTTCATGGAGTTCTTCGGCGGCATCGGCTCGCCCAGCTTTGGCACCGGATCGAGCCTGTTTCTGGCCTGCGTGACGACGGCGGTGGTGCTGGTCAGCGCTGCCTTCGGAGGCACCTTCCGCATGTTCGGCTTCCTCACGGCGCTCATTGTCGGCGATTTGCTCGCCCTCGGCCTCGGATTGCTCGATTTCTCCAGCGTCGGCCAGGCGCCATGGTTGGCCTTCCCCAAGCTTCTGCCCTATGGCGCGCTGACCTTCGATCCGGCGATCACCATCACCATGTGCATCGTCTTCGTCGTCGCCGTTGTCGAGGCCATGGGAATGTATGAGGCGACGGCGCGGCTGACTGGCGTTGAACTTGACGACCGGCGCGTCAACGCCGGCATTGCCGGCGAAGCAGGTGGTTCGATGTTGGCTGCGCTGATCGGAGGTTTCGGCACAACTGCCTACGCTCAGAATCTCGGCGTCATCAGGCTGACCGGCGTTGCCAGCCGGCATGTGGTCCGCGTCGCTGGCCTCATCTTCATTGTCCTGGCGTTCCTGCCCAAGGTTGCGGCGGTGCTGGTGGCCACACCCGCTGCGGTCGTCGGCGGACTGTTCTTGCCTGCGGCGGCAACCGTGGTCATGACCGGCATCCAGATGGCGAGCCAGGACCGGGGTTCGCCTGTGAAGAACATGGTGGCGCCGCTCGGCCTGATGGCGGGCTTGGGCATTCCGACACTGGCCGGGGCTTTGTCGGGTGGATTGCCGCAGATTCTCGGCGAGATGCTTGCACATTCCATCGTCGTCGGTGCTGTAACTGTCATGGTCGCCGAGATCGTCCTGGTGCGCATTCCCGAGTTCATGCGCTCGCGCTGA
- a CDS encoding extracellular solute-binding protein, translating to MLKSFSKALLGAALIGAAFAPKAFAETSINALFMAQAAYSEADVRAMTEAFTKANPDIKVNLEFVPYEGLHDKTVLAQGSGGGYDVVLFDVIWPAEYASNKVLIDVSSRITDEMKKGVLPGAWTTVNYDGKSYGMPWILDTKYLFYNKEILEKAGIKTPPKTWDELAEQAKIIKDKGLLATPISWSWSQAEAAICDYTTLVSAYGGEFLKDGKPAFQSGGGLDALNYMVTSYTSGLTNPNSKEFLEEDVRKVFQNGEAAFALNWTYMYNMANDPKDSKVAGKVGVVPAPGVTGKSEVSAVNGSMGLGITSASKHPDEAWKYIAFMTSQATQNQYAKLSLPIWAPSYEDPAVTKGQEELIAAAKLGLAAMYPRPTTPKYQELSTALQQAIQESLLGQAKPEDALKGAAENSGL from the coding sequence ATGTTGAAATCGTTTAGCAAAGCGTTGCTCGGTGCGGCCCTCATCGGCGCCGCCTTCGCACCCAAGGCCTTCGCCGAAACCTCTATCAACGCGCTGTTCATGGCGCAGGCCGCCTACAGCGAGGCCGATGTGCGCGCCATGACCGAGGCCTTCACCAAGGCCAATCCCGACATCAAGGTCAATCTCGAATTCGTCCCTTATGAGGGCCTGCACGACAAGACCGTTCTCGCTCAGGGCTCGGGCGGTGGCTACGACGTGGTGTTGTTCGACGTCATCTGGCCGGCCGAATATGCTTCGAACAAGGTGCTGATCGATGTGTCTTCGCGCATCACCGACGAGATGAAGAAGGGCGTGCTGCCAGGTGCCTGGACCACCGTCAATTATGACGGCAAGTCCTATGGCATGCCCTGGATCCTCGACACCAAGTACCTGTTCTACAACAAGGAAATTCTCGAGAAGGCCGGCATCAAGACACCGCCCAAGACCTGGGACGAGCTGGCCGAGCAGGCCAAGATCATCAAGGACAAGGGTCTTTTGGCCACGCCGATCTCGTGGAGCTGGTCGCAGGCGGAAGCCGCGATCTGCGACTACACCACGCTCGTCAGCGCCTATGGCGGCGAGTTCCTTAAGGACGGCAAGCCGGCCTTCCAGAGCGGTGGCGGGCTCGACGCCCTGAACTACATGGTGACGAGCTACACGTCAGGGCTGACCAATCCGAACTCCAAGGAGTTCCTTGAAGAGGACGTACGCAAGGTGTTCCAGAACGGCGAAGCCGCCTTCGCGCTGAACTGGACCTACATGTACAACATGGCCAACGACCCCAAGGACAGCAAGGTCGCAGGCAAGGTCGGCGTGGTTCCTGCCCCCGGCGTCACCGGCAAGAGCGAAGTCTCGGCCGTCAACGGCTCGATGGGCCTCGGCATCACCTCAGCCAGCAAGCACCCCGACGAAGCCTGGAAGTACATCGCCTTCATGACGTCGCAGGCGACGCAGAACCAGTATGCCAAGCTGAGCCTGCCGATCTGGGCGCCGTCCTATGAAGATCCTGCGGTCACCAAGGGCCAGGAAGAGCTGATCGCCGCGGCCAAGCTCGGACTTGCCGCGATGTATCCGCGCCCGACGACGCCGAAGTATCAGGAGCTGTCGACGGCGCTCCAGCAGGCCATCCAGGAATCGCTGCTCGGCCAGGCAAAGCCTGAAGACGCGCTCAAGGGCGCTGCTGAAAACAGCGGCCTGTAA
- a CDS encoding 8-oxoguanine deaminase: MSVDLLVRDAYVYVDRGWEIADGWIAVKDKRIHSVGKAGEEPVAARTISALGRLVTPGLINAHHHMYQNLTRSYAPVTNGSLFEWLTGLYPMWAGLTGESVYASTYVAMTELLMGGCTTSMDHMYVHPKSNLIDAQIRASTDIGFRFYATRGSMTRSVENGGLPPASVVQREDDILEDSVRLVERYHDARPGAMTRVALAPCSLFSVTERIMSESARLADKYDLRLHTHLAEDPEEDKYCAEVYGCTPTEYFERVGWASKRSWVAHFIYPSDAEIGRLAHAGVCATQCPCSNMLIGGGSADAMGLRARGMRVGLGCDGSASTDHASMWLEARTALLLGRYRNGPHSMSARDALDIATRGGAACLGWEDEIGHLRPGACADFVVWSMSDVALAGAHSDPVEAWLRCGPATAGTTVVAGKVLVENCRPVMPELGDVLREHARHARRMQCLEA, translated from the coding sequence ATGTCCGTAGACCTGCTCGTCCGTGACGCATATGTGTATGTCGATCGCGGCTGGGAAATTGCCGACGGCTGGATTGCCGTCAAAGACAAGAGAATTCATTCCGTGGGCAAGGCTGGCGAAGAGCCGGTCGCCGCAAGGACCATCTCGGCGCTTGGCCGGCTGGTCACGCCCGGGCTGATCAATGCCCACCACCACATGTACCAGAACCTGACGCGGTCTTACGCGCCGGTGACGAACGGTTCGCTGTTCGAATGGCTAACTGGCCTCTACCCCATGTGGGCCGGACTAACAGGGGAATCGGTCTACGCGTCCACCTATGTCGCGATGACCGAACTGCTGATGGGCGGCTGCACCACCTCGATGGACCACATGTACGTCCATCCCAAGTCCAATCTCATCGACGCCCAGATCCGAGCCAGCACCGACATCGGCTTCCGTTTCTACGCGACGCGTGGATCGATGACGCGCTCGGTCGAGAATGGCGGTCTGCCGCCTGCCTCGGTGGTGCAGCGCGAGGACGACATCCTCGAAGACAGCGTCCGGCTGGTGGAGAGGTATCACGATGCCAGGCCGGGTGCGATGACGCGCGTGGCGCTCGCGCCTTGCTCTTTGTTTTCCGTCACCGAGCGGATCATGTCGGAATCGGCGCGGCTGGCAGACAAATACGATCTCAGGCTGCACACCCACCTCGCCGAGGACCCCGAGGAAGACAAATACTGCGCCGAGGTCTATGGCTGCACACCGACCGAATATTTCGAGCGCGTCGGCTGGGCCAGCAAGCGCTCCTGGGTCGCGCATTTCATTTATCCAAGCGATGCCGAGATCGGCCGCCTTGCACATGCCGGCGTCTGTGCCACGCAGTGCCCGTGTTCGAACATGCTGATCGGCGGTGGCTCGGCCGACGCCATGGGGCTCCGCGCCCGAGGCATGCGCGTCGGTCTAGGCTGCGACGGCTCCGCTTCGACCGACCATGCCTCCATGTGGCTGGAGGCGCGTACGGCGTTGCTGTTGGGTCGCTATCGCAATGGCCCGCATTCGATGTCGGCGCGAGATGCGCTCGACATCGCCACGCGCGGTGGCGCCGCCTGCCTCGGCTGGGAGGATGAGATCGGCCATCTCAGGCCGGGTGCCTGCGCCGACTTTGTCGTCTGGAGTATGTCGGACGTGGCTCTTGCCGGCGCCCACAGCGACCCGGTCGAGGCCTGGCTGCGCTGCGGTCCTGCAACCGCCGGCACGACCGTCGTTGCCGGCAAGGTGCTGGTTGAGAATTGCCGTCCGGTGATGCCCGAACTCGGCGACGTGCTGCGCGAGCATGCTCGCCATGCGCGCCGCATGCAGTGTCTCGAGGCCTGA
- a CDS encoding sugar ABC transporter permease — MTGSWMTTRAWLLMLPLLVVMISVIGWPLVDTVRLSFTDAKLVGTGGSFVGLDNYAKMLSSPNFRRTLVTTTWFAVISVAAEMALGVLAALLLNQQFYGRTVLRALMILPWALPTVVNATLWRLIYNPEYGALNAALTQIGLLDAYRSWLGEPNTALAALIVADCWKNFPLVALIALAALQAVPRDITAASLVDGAGPFSRFRFVILPYLAGPLMVALVLRTIEAFKVFDLIWVMTRGGPANSTRTMSILVYQEAFSFQRAGSGASLALIVTLLVTVLALAYAALVRKTAGSAA, encoded by the coding sequence ATGACAGGCTCCTGGATGACGACTCGCGCATGGCTGCTGATGCTGCCGCTGCTCGTGGTCATGATATCGGTCATCGGCTGGCCACTGGTCGACACAGTCAGGCTCTCCTTCACTGACGCCAAGCTCGTCGGCACGGGCGGCAGTTTCGTCGGGCTCGACAACTACGCCAAGATGCTTTCGAGCCCGAACTTCCGGCGGACGCTGGTCACCACGACATGGTTTGCGGTGATTTCGGTGGCCGCCGAGATGGCGCTCGGCGTGCTCGCCGCATTGTTGCTCAACCAGCAATTCTACGGCCGCACCGTGCTGCGCGCACTGATGATCCTGCCCTGGGCACTGCCGACGGTGGTCAACGCGACGCTGTGGCGGCTCATCTACAATCCCGAATATGGCGCGCTGAACGCGGCACTCACCCAGATCGGCCTGCTCGACGCATACCGCTCCTGGCTGGGCGAACCCAACACCGCGCTTGCCGCGCTGATCGTCGCCGACTGCTGGAAAAACTTCCCGCTGGTGGCTTTGATCGCGCTCGCCGCACTTCAGGCCGTGCCGCGCGACATCACCGCCGCCTCGCTGGTCGACGGCGCCGGTCCGTTTTCGCGTTTCCGCTTCGTGATCCTGCCTTATCTTGCGGGGCCGCTGATGGTGGCGCTGGTGCTGCGTACCATCGAGGCCTTCAAGGTGTTCGACCTCATTTGGGTGATGACGCGCGGCGGCCCAGCGAACTCGACGCGCACCATGTCGATCCTCGTCTACCAGGAGGCATTTTCCTTCCAGCGGGCAGGCTCCGGCGCATCGCTGGCGCTCATCGTCACCTTGCTCGTCACGGTCCTTGCGCTCGCCTACGCTGCACTGGTCAGGAAAACAGCGGGGAGCGCCGCCTGA